The genomic segment CCAAATTAAATCAATCTATAATAACTAGAATGAATAATAAAGGAGTATTTATGATTAACAATCCTTGCTGGAAAGAGGTAAGGAAGGTTGTTAATTTAAACAGAGACTACAAAAAACCTAAGCGAGTGATTTATTAAAATTATGAAAAGGGGCAACTGAATGTATAAAAGATTAATTTTCGTAGTATTTGCAGCGGGGTTGCTATTAAATTTTAATACGATAGTGAAAGCAGACTCAGTAGGGGAGGAAGATTTACATGACGACGTGCATCTTAAAAAGGATGCAGTCGTTCTAAAAGCTTTACCTAATAAATATAAAGTTAGAGATTTCTGCAAAAAATTTAAAGTTATTAAAACCGAAAAAGATTCATTAGAAATTACACATTATACACTTGAGTTGCAGAATCAAGGCTACTCAACAGACAATGAAGAAATCAAAGTCCATGTTAGTTCTGACAATAAAATTATCTATATTAACGGTGATTTGCAACAAGGTGAAATAGAAATTAGTAATGAAATAAAAATCACCGAAAAAACCGCAATAGAAAAGGCATTCGAAGCGATCGGTCGGTCTCAGGATAATGTCATAAGCTACTCGGGTAATGTTATTAAACAAAAAGAAATATTGATTAATTCTAGAACAAATAGATTAGTATATCAGGTAGAAATAATTTTTTCGGAGCCAGAAGTAGCAAATTGGATTATTCAAATTGATGCAGAAACTGGTGCGGTGTTAAAAAAACAGAATATTCTTTCTAATGCATGCGTGGAAAAAATGCCTCGAAATTTTAAAGTAATAAATAAAGACAAAAATCGTTCAATTAACAGACCTTTACACGTAGAGAAAAAAGATAACTTATTTTATTTAATTGATACAACACATCAGGGCACGATAAAGACGTTTAATCTAGATCACCAACTAGATCCTTCTTTTGGAAAGTTAGTTTGCAGCACGACAAATACATTTGCGGCCCTCGAATATAGCTCTGCGGTAGATGCTCATTATTATGCGGGTGAAGTATATGACTACTATAAAAATATTCATCAGCTAGAGAGCCTTGATGGCAGAGGGGGAGATATTAATTCTTTTGTAAATTATGGCGTTGATTGTAACAATGCGTATTGGGATGGGGAGGTAATAATTTTTGGCGATGGAGATAAAAAGAACTACAAGCCGTTTTCAGGGGCAAAAGATATTGTTGCCCATGAATTAACACATGCAGTTATTCAGTACTCAGCAAAACTAGATTACCAAGGACAATCAGGTGCTTTAAACGAGTCTTTTGCTGATATATTCGGTTATTTTATTGCACCAAACAATTGGTTAATAGGAGAAGATGTTTGTGTCAGAGGAGTAAAGGATGAGATGGTAAGAAGTATAAAAGAGCCTGATAAATATAACCAAGCTGCGCATATGGATGAATATGCATCTCTTTCAATCACGGAGGACGATGACTGGGGAGGAATTCATTATAATAGTGGAATACCAAATAAAGCTGCTTACAATACAATAGTAAAAAT from the Listeria seeligeri serovar 1/2b str. SLCC3954 genome contains:
- a CDS encoding M4 family metallopeptidase, translated to MYKRLIFVVFAAGLLLNFNTIVKADSVGEEDLHDDVHLKKDAVVLKALPNKYKVRDFCKKFKVIKTEKDSLEITHYTLELQNQGYSTDNEEIKVHVSSDNKIIYINGDLQQGEIEISNEIKITEKTAIEKAFEAIGRSQDNVISYSGNVIKQKEILINSRTNRLVYQVEIIFSEPEVANWIIQIDAETGAVLKKQNILSNACVEKMPRNFKVINKDKNRSINRPLHVEKKDNLFYLIDTTHQGTIKTFNLDHQLDPSFGKLVCSTTNTFAALEYSSAVDAHYYAGEVYDYYKNIHQLESLDGRGGDINSFVNYGVDCNNAYWDGEVIIFGDGDKKNYKPFSGAKDIVAHELTHAVIQYSAKLDYQGQSGALNESFADIFGYFIAPNNWLIGEDVCVRGVKDEMVRSIKEPDKYNQAAHMDEYASLSITEDDDWGGIHYNSGIPNKAAYNTIVKIGSEKAERVYFRALYYYLTSQSQFIDAKNALQQSAKDLYGEEVAEKIAEAWLGVGIS